A genomic window from Aethina tumida isolate Nest 87 chromosome 4, icAetTumi1.1, whole genome shotgun sequence includes:
- the LOC109594126 gene encoding FAD-dependent oxidoreductase domain-containing protein 1, translating into MIGRLCNYCCKTVTRAFHTSPKRLSERENPISRTFRILREDLTRKKKSVVNRSDELTNLFPSHADIVIIGGGAVGSSVAYWLKEKTNAHALRIVVLEKDPSYSKCSTTLSVGGLRQQFSLPENIHMSMFGAEFLRTLKKRFGPEAEVNFTPHGYMVLASEDGAQQLLDNSKLQRELGAVNTVLTRDDLKERFPWMNVDDVELGCLGLEKEGWFDPWSMLNVLRKGAQDLGTQYIHADVVDFTFHSRSDIMVEGIEGNYQAVNEVIVKLPNGERKSIHFAYCVLAAGCDSGEIAELAGIGLGNGMLSIPLPVEKRKRYVYNFNCPHMPPGINTPLTCDFSGMYFRRECLGGSFICGLSPPPEEEPLCDNMDVDHTYFDEKIWPLLANRVPAFEAVKVTGGWSGFYDYNRYDENGIIGAHPYYFNMYLATGFSGHGIQQAPAVGRAIAELILDGRFVTIDLTRLGFDRLIVDKPMYEQHII; encoded by the exons ATGATTGGACGCCTCTGCAATTACTGTTGTAAAACAGTCACCAGAGCTTTCCACACATCACCTAAAAGATTGAGCGAACGTGAGAATCCCATTAGCCGAACGTTCAGAATCCTCCGGGAGGATTTGACTAGAAAAAAGAAGAGTGTAGTTAATAGGAGCGATGAACTGACCAATCTGTTTCCAAGTCACGCGGACATAGTGATAATCGGCGGTGGTGCTGTCGGAAGTTCTGTAGCTTACTGGCTGAAAGAGAAGACGAACGCTCACGCATTAAGGATAGTTGTTTTGGAGAAAGACCCTTCA TATTCAAAATGTTCTACCACACTGTCAGTGGGAGGATTGAGGCAACAGTTCTCTTTGCCAGAGAACATTCACATGTCGATGTTTGGGGCAGAGTTCTTAAGGACTCTGAAAAAACGATTTGGGCCAGAGGCTGAAGTCAATTTCACACCTCACGGCTACATGGTACTTGCCAGTGAGGATGGGGCACAACAATTATTGGACAACTCCAAGTTGCAAAGGGAACTGGGGGCAGTGAACACAGTCCTCACCAGGGATGATCTGAAAGAAAG ATTTCCTTGGATGAATGTTGATGATGTAGAACTGGGATGCTTAGGTTTGGAGAAAGAAGGCTGGTTTGACCCCTGGTCAATGTTGAATGTCTTAAGGAAAGGCGCTCAAGATCTGGGAACTCAATACATACACGCTGACGTAGTTGATTTCACCTTCCATTCAAGATCAGATATTATGGTTGAAGGTATTGAAGGCAACTATCAGGCTGTGAATGAAGTTATT GTAAAACTACCTAACGGCGAAAGGAAATCGATTCATTTCGCCTATTGTGTCCTAGCAGCTGGTTGTGATTCAGGGGAAATCGCTGAGTTGGCCGGGATCGGTCTTGGCAATGGTATGCTCTCCATTCCATTACCAGTTGAAAaaag aaAACGATATGTGTACAACTTCAACTGCCCACACATGCCGCCAGGCATCAACACGCCGCTGACGTGCGACTTCTCCGGCATGTACTTCCGCAGGGAGTGCCTGGGTGGGTCGTTCATCTGCGGCCTGTCGCCGCCTCCGGAAGAGGAGCCCCTGTGCGACAACATGGACGTGGATCACACGTATTTCGACGAAAAAATATGGCCTTTGCTGGCCAACAGGGTCCCAGCGTTTGAAGCTGTGAAG GTGACTGGAGGATGGAGCGGGTTCTACGATTACAATCGTTACGATGAGAACGGTATAATTGGGGCGCATccttattactttaatatgtATCTTGCCACTGGGTTTAGTGGGCATG GTATTCAACAAGCGCCAGCTGTGGGCAGAGCGATTGCAGAACTGATTTTAGACGGACGATTTGTTACGATTGATCTTACACGACTAGGATTTGATAGGCTAATTGTGGATAAGCCCATGTATGAacaacatattatataa
- the LOC109594131 gene encoding uncharacterized protein LOC109594131, translating into MDEKLNEIINKNDEWIITKNEGGKLQVAACRDSEIFDETQKASREYVEFGSAVATTSSAIRPAPTFSFARFFIIDLLNSEIVENHFKFNDLRFRSVEIYGLITSMYNHNNKKCLIVDDGTASIVCMIDEKYNETEILDKQDEIDELYKKLNSDSSDVLIKAAIMMQKHHKKIKDKQEVAEGDYVKLVGNLSHFNDSRYIFINKLEREDDPLGPSTNLKNMLHLYENVYNKSE; encoded by the exons ATGGATGAAAAACTGAATGAaatcataaacaaaaatgacG AATGGATAATAACCAAAAATGAAGGAGGAAAGCTCCAAGTGGCGGCGTGCAGGGACAGCGAAATATTTGATGAAACACAAAAAGCAAGCAGAG AGTATGTCGAATTCGGCAGTGCCGTTGCCACAACATCAAGTGCCATAAGACCCGCTCCTACTTTTAGTTTTGCcagatttttcattattgattTGTTGAATTCTGAGATTGTTGaaaaccattttaaatttaatgatttaaggTTTCGTTCAGTTGAGATTTACGGGTTGATTACATCAATGTACAaccacaacaacaaaaaatgtttaatag TTGATGATGGAACTGCCAGTATTGTTTGTATGattgatgaaaaatataatgaaacagAAATATTGGATAAACAAGATGAAATTGATGAActgtataaaaagttaaacagTGATTCCAGTGATGTGTTAATAAAG gcTGCAATTATGATGCAAAAAcatcacaaaaaaattaaagacaaaCAGGAAGTGGCAGAAGGAGATTAT gTAAAACTTGTGGGGAATTTATCCCATTTCAATGACAGCAGatacatattcataaataaacttgAACGTGAAGATGATCCACTGGGACCCTCCAccaatcttaaaaatatgctCCACCTCtatgaaaatgtttataataaatctgaataa
- the LOC109594138 gene encoding arginase, hepatic, protein MMLKRVASRVLVQLKNQYHSGNVTKIGIIGVPFDKGQPKLGVANGPKVIREAGLVEHLSGIHEFMDIKDYGDVSYNIAKLDEMPNMKEYAHAASCNLEVSKSVQNVLNDGRICLTLGGDHAIAVGTVDGHIKAKNEDVCVLWIDAHADLNTNKTSSSGNIHGMPMALLARELSDYWPYLPGMDWQQPVISIRNVAYIGLRSVDSYERLVIDKLGITAFGMEDVENYGISSVVNMALERIDPEGKRSIHVSYDIDSLDSLEAPSTGTSVRGGLTLREGIHIMETVYKTKRLGAVDLVEVNPSIGTEQDVKRTVEAAIHILASAFGYSRRGLLPRSSLPLQTFPPKQTIKI, encoded by the exons ATGATGTTGAAAAGAGTGGCGTCCCGTGTATTAGTCCAGTTAAAAAATCAGTATCACAGTGGAAATGTCACAAAAATTGGCATTATCGGCGTTCCTTTCGATAAAGGTCAACCGAAATTGGGAGTCGCCAACGGGCCCAAAGTAATACGAGAGGCCGGACTCGTCGAACATTTATCTGGAATAC ATGAGTTCATGGACATAAAAGACTACGGCGATGTTTCCTACAACATTGCTAAATTGGACGAAATGCCCAACATGAAGGAGTATGCGCATGCAGCTTCCTGCAATCTGGAAGTGTCGAAAAGCGTCCAAAACGTACTTAATGACGGACGTATTTGTCTGACTTTGGGAGGAGATCATGCCATAG ctGTAGGAACAGTGGACGGCCACATAAAGGCGAAGAACGAAGACGTGTGCGTCCTCTGGATAGACGCCCACGCCGACTTAAACACCAACAAGACCTCCAGTTCAGGAAACATTCATGGCATGCCTATGGCCTTGCTGGCCAGGGAACTGTCCGATTACTGGCCGTACCTGCCCGGCATGGACTGGCAACAACCTGTAATTTCCATTAGGAACGTCGCCTACATAGGTTTAAGGTCGGTGGACTCGTACGAACGACTGGTCATAGACAAACTCGGAATAACAGCTTTCGGCATGGAAGACGTGGAGAATTACGGCATCAGCTCCGTAGTTAATATGGCACTGGAAAGGATTGATCCGGAAGGAAAGAGGTCGATACACGTAAGCTACGACATTGACTCCCTCGACTCTCTGGAAGCTCCCAGCACCGGAACTTCTG tccgAGGAGGATTGACTTTAAGGGAAGGTATTCACATAATGGAGACTGtgtataaaactaaaagaCTTGGAGCTGTGGATTTGGTGGAGGTCAACCCAAGTATTGGAACTGAACAAGATGTGAAAAGAACTGTTGAAGCTGCCATTCACATTTTAGCATCCGCTTTTGGGTACAGTCGAAGGGGACTGTTGCCTAGAAGTAGTCTTCCACTTCAAACGTTCCCTCCCAAAcagactattaaaatttaa